In Dermacentor silvarum isolate Dsil-2018 chromosome 2, BIME_Dsil_1.4, whole genome shotgun sequence, the following proteins share a genomic window:
- the LOC119441377 gene encoding uncharacterized protein LOC119441377 codes for MQPVFNPFCFVVQVSKYPSLHAKRSHDVCLLLLPSPIVLLDIVSECAHVVMLLLLAGDVETNPGPANDSDVLAAIATLSAKVDAGHAEMMQMLTEVRRNQEQLEQKVSDITTRLSVVESVVESFDSSRHDENLPGIVSSVMNETVILNSRLDELEDRSRRDNLIFYGLVDSPAETWAQSECHVRESLTRILNLTFPDDSISRAHRLGTHVLGKTRPIIVKFGSSKLKDNILSQRSKFRGTGISVAEDFCRATRQCRKKLIEFGKNSGQQYTLRLNKLHINRKTYVYCPTTDQVCELHSGVAPVTNNNNRSSTGTSSAHAATS; via the coding sequence ATGCAGCCGGTTTTCAATCCTTTCTGCTTCGTTGTGCAGGTCAGTAAATATCCCTCTTTACATGCTAAACGCTCACATGATGTTTGCCTGCTGCTCCTCCCAAGCCCAATAGTTCTTTTGGATATTGTTAGTGAATGTGCGCATGTtgtcatgttgttgttgttggctgGCGACGTTGAAACGAATCCAGGGCCTGCCAATGATAGTGACGTTCTGGCTGCGATTGCCACATTGTCAGCAAAAGTCGATGCAGGTCATGCTGAGATGATGCAAATGCTAACCGAAGTAAGACGGAATCAAGAACAACTGGAACAAAAGGTGTCTGACATAACAACCAGACTTTCCGTGGTCGAATCCGTTGTTGAATCGTTTGATTCATCTCGGCATGACGAGAACCTACCTGGTATTGTGAGCAGTGTTATGAATGAAACTGTAATACTAAATTCACGACTCGATGAACTTGAAGATAGATCGCGACGTGACAATTTGATCTTTTACGGGCTTGTCGATAGTCCTGCGGAAACCTGGGCGCAGTCCGAGTGCCATGTTCGTGAGTCGCTCACCCGTATTTTAAATCTTACGTTTCCTGATGACAGCATTTCACGCGCACACCGTCTGGGTACGCACGTCTTGGGCAAAACACGGCCAATAATAGTAAAATTTGGTTCCTCAAAACTGAAGGACAACATCCTTTCTCAGCGTTCAAAATTTCGCGGTACAGGCATATCTGTGGCTGAGGACTTTTGCCGAGCTACACGTCAATGTCGAAAGAAACTTATTGAATTCGGCAAGAATAGCGGCCAACAGTACACACTTCGTCTTAACAAACTGCATATAAATAGGAAAACCTACGTGTATTGTCCCACTACTGACCAGGTTTGCGAACTTCATTCAGGCGTGGCTCCTGTCACTAACAATAACAACCGTTCTTCCACAGGTACTAGCAGTGCACATGCAGCAACGTCATAG